The DNA region caatagtatatttatattttaatatttttaatcccacaaattatggttttttatttaaaatctcattaatataaacaactataaatttcaatttttaattataaaaaatatagtaccatacatagaaataaattatcacagtaATTTTAAGGACttggataaaaaattgaaaactaaccaggtttcagtcaaagaatattcatagttaaggaccgcatccaaagtctcaattaaataaaattccAACCATCCAAGTGGAGTAGTAGTTGGTCTGTAGTGGAAGAAGATATGTTTGAAAAGTGCTTTTTTTGACATTTCACGGAAGTAAAATTTTGTACAAATGTGCTTTTTGGCTTCTGCTTACTAGCTGATCGGTCTCACAGATTCACACACAAATTTCCAAAGGCAACCATGCGGCTGCTGCTGCTCTTTCTGGCTTTCTGCTTCTCTGGAATTCATGTGATCTCTTATTCTACACACCCGGATGATGGTATGTATAGTCTTaaatatcaatatatatattgatctCTTAATTCATGGGAAAATTGGGTTTTGTGTAGTTTCTACTTTTGGTCTACAATTTCAAAGCTACCTTCATATCCGTTGACTTTATAGGATTTTTTGTGATATCATGTTCATCTTCCTATTCTCCGTGACGATATTCCAAATCAATTATCTGTTATTATATGGGAAAGTAAAAATGGATGACACAGTGTGATTGGTTTGGGATACCAGTATTATGCATCCTTGGTGTAGATTTTTTTGAGTGTGTTGACACGACCGACCCTGATATCCTCCAAATACCTGAGGTAGGCACGTGCTagccgacacccgaaggtgacgaagccatactaACATGCATGTGAAGTAAtgaacataaataaaacttataaatttaattacaatgcTTATGCAAttgaggaacgtgttcagagtatACAACTAATCTTAGacactaaaaagaaataatataaaattgaatgaacaaagagaTGGGTCCTACactgagaggactcgaagatgttGATGCGGGAGTGCCTTAACGGCGGaattgtacgcctcgattctaagtcctgagggggcgcaaaacaaaacatgagtggaccaagttgatatatatatatatatatagtacaaAAATAGTTATTCAACAACGTACTAACCctcaaagtttatgaaaactcaatagtataatatataataggttttccaaaaccctagcatgccataaaaaccttcataaaacatatattatatatagtgTGCTTAGTAGTGGTATATATATaagacatatacatatatataatatttcatTCACCCAAAGACATATAGAACATTTCTTCATTCATCCGAAGGTTCTACATCATGCGCTTGTAGGTAGATCATTCGCCTGTAGGCAGTACATCTCCCggccgaagccaatataaatatCTTCCGCTCGTAGGCCCTACACACCCTTggccgaagccaatataaatataattcgCCTGTAGGCCCTACACACGCCCAGCTGAAGCCAATCATATATCTCTCGGCTGTAGGCACCAACCAAACGTCTGGCCGAAGCCAATCATATGTATCCAACCCACACCCGGTCATAGCCAATCATATAAGTATCGTTTGCCCGTAGGTAGTAACATTCGAATAACCACTAAGTACATAAGgacattaacataatatttctaATATCTATATATATCAATTTTAATCGGAGTTCAGTAGCTAAAACATCATATCGTAAAAACTATTtgtagtatatagtcatcaatcatatatactacGAAGAACGTAAAATCGATAAAGCATGGTAATTCATAAAGCATAAaactaatttactcataaacatttcataaaacgtagccattaaatcatgcttttcatgtatgcatttgtagcaattaaaatatgcattttggaaagggtccactcaccttACACTGTTGGTGAAGAGCCGTGGAAACAAGCGTGGATGGAAACGCCACTAacaattgcacctaagcacataagggcaccaattaataaaactatactaaaacaattaaattcGGGAAAACGGACTTCAAAAACGGATTCAAGACGTCAAATTTAGTCTAGGAGAGGCCTCAGACGAAACCCGAAAAAGTCAGTGTTGATCGGAAGTCAACGGTCAGTGTTGACCGGAAGTCAACGGTCAAATAGGCCCAGGTCAAACGGGTCAAATGGGTTGGGTTGGATCCGGTTAGGGTTTAAGGTTTTGGActtgggttagggttaggttagtGGGTTAGGGCCTAGGCTAATGGGTAGTAGATTGGGCTTTGGGTTTGGGCCGATTGCATGGCCCAAGGGTTAGGTTATTGGGTTGAACCTGGGTTGGGTTTGATACAAATTTGGGCTTGGGTCACAAAGGCCAAAGGTTTGGGCTGGTTTTAGGTTGGGTCGTGGGTCACGGGTCAGGAataaagagagggagagggaataGTGGGCCAGGGGACAAATTTGTAATAGTGGGCCCCAAGTGGCTCTCTAATTAAGACTAATCATCAACcccaatttaaaataaaatatcccACCCATAGTGAAATTATGAAATTGCCGTCCCGTTACATAATAttcgggacgggtcgtcacagtGTACTTAGCGATTAGTCCATTTAATTTTGGTCTAATGTGAATTATTTTGAAGTTTTGGTTAAATTTCGTTCTAAACCCCCATTGTTCCTATTAAGGGTAGTTGATTAATTTATAAGTGTGTTGATCCAGCTAATGCACTCCAATCCTTGAGGGAAACATGGAGCAACGTTCCACCCAGCTGGGACAAGTCAAACGATCCATGTGGGGAGCGCTGGGAAGGCATCACTTGCAAAGGTTCAAGGGTGACTGCATTGTAAGTGTTGTTCATCTTCGAATTATGATGTGATCGTTGTAATTACGAACATTCTCGCTTACTTTCTTAATCGGATTTTGAACCAGAACTTCTGATGTTCACTGTGTAGGGAATTTATCAGGAATAAACATGGAAGGGAAAATTAAAGGCGACATTGCGGGGCTCTCTGAGTTAAGATCCTTGTGAGTGTGATTGTTCCTCCTTTCATACCAGCATTATGTTTGCAGTATATCATGAACTAAGCAACACATAACAAATTTGATATCCAATTATAAAAATATGCATAAAACATGTTTATTTTTGCAATGTCAGTTATTTTGTTTAGCTCAATCTTAATTAGGGATggaattcttttttttctttttttgtgaaGAACGGGGATTACAACCCAAAGAAAACTACAAAACAGCAGCAAAACAAGTCTGAGGAATCCAACAGCATCATCAATGAGAGTTGATCTAATTCAAACGGGAGGCTCATAAAAAACAAGAACGCCAATATCCATATTATAACTCCAGTTAGCAGGGCCGGTCCTGAGTTTTTTAGTGCCCAGTGCGAAAGCTCAATATGTGCCCTTTTTTAATACAGAAacatatgtttaaaaaaaaaaatatttcacgAGAATAATCACATGTATGTGTAAAAAAATTCATCACTAATCGCATGCAAAATGGCTTCCAATTTCTGTCATGTATGTGTAAAATTTTATTCACATCAACCAAATTATGGTTCAAAATAGATGGATAATCACATATACAAACCTGCAAATGGCTTTTGACTTCATCATTACTAAGCCCATCAACCTTCATTAACCCTCTAATTTGTTTTGGTGTAGCAgctgcaagaaaaaaaaaacaatcacatAACGCATTAAACACACATCCAATACATCCCAATCCAATCAGATATTCATCCAATCATATAAAATacaggtattcatcaatttacccctgaacttgtaaggattggCCAACACAAAGCAAAGAGTGGCCAACACAAATCTCCCTGTGCAACATTTCCAGAAAAAACGCTTTTGAAATTTTCACTGGTATCCATCTACAAATCCATAAAGACAAGTAATTAATGTTTCATATCAATCACATTGACAAACAAACTAAACAACCTCCTCaaaattttaacccaaaaaatgCACCAAATTTGATATTTATTAAAACATCAAAGCAACtgaacaaaaaccaaaattgaaagtaataaaaataaattgaccCATAAAAAATCTCTGAGATTAACAGCAGTCACCTGTACAAGAATTAAGCAgaaaaatttagcatctcaaccGCATCCAATTCAAAGAAAATATATCTTATACATATTTAACTATGGAACCAATGTTTTCTCTATTTAAGAAAGTACagaatttgttttgagaaagcaTCTCAATAACCACTCAAAGTTCATTTATTCAAGAAGAACTTAACATTTACCTTCCGGTCCGAGTCAATGTCAAACGAGGataaaatggttcctttaacaAACTTCACTCCTTTGAATCCGTAAAATTCTTCATAAAAACTTGCGATCTTGGGTGTGAATAATCGGGCCACTGACATAGTCTAACAAATAATTCaattcatcaacaacaacaataattctATACATCAaattatgaattaataattcaaattttacaaattagtttacctcaaaactcaaaaggaTTGGTGAATTCACTGAATGAGAAGAACAAGAACCTGTGGAAGCTGCAGCGCAGTAGCTTGCAGTGAGAAAGCCAGAGCTCAGAGGGACAGTCGGACAGAAACGGCAGGGAAGGTGAGAAATAAAGTGGGGAGGGGGGGGAATTAGGAACTTAGGATTAGGGTTAATTAATTGGGGGATGGATGGGCTGTTAGGGATgggctttgacaaaaaaaaaaaattgggttatGGGCCGTACTCTTTTGTCAAACTTGGGCTggacatatttttatttttattttttatatatatctaATTAtatggatttttattttttggtgccCTCTTCAATATTGGGCCCTGGACACCCGCCCCGTttgcactgggcctgggccagGCCTGCCAGTTAGCCAATTGATCCGCAACAATATTCTTCTCTCTATAAATGTGATTCAACTCACACCTCCTCAATTGTCTCATCATTAATCTACAGCTATGCATAATTATCTCCAAAGGATGGAAATTATCAACTTGGGTTTTCTTAAACAACATAACAATTGCCTTGGAATCCATCTCAATATGAAGATCAGTAGCACTCTtattgatgcgtaaaataactaaacacacaaattaaaccctcttgttgacaattgtagtatggataagtagggatcgttcttaaaccggggattaggagggattgctaaaacactctaaactgactcaaatatgtaaaactaggtttaaaacactcaactagactcaaagaatgcaaaactaaactctaaaacactaaaacaaatcaaaagactcaaaacagcatcaaaaacactcaaaactgccttaaaacactttctgggcagttttgggactctaatgcaaacttggacgaattttggttttctaatgacctaaaacacttaaaaacataatctaagacaagttctaactaatataaCT from Malus sylvestris chromosome 4 unlocalized genomic scaffold, drMalSylv7.2 SUPER_4_unloc_1, whole genome shotgun sequence includes:
- the LOC126612798 gene encoding monodehydroascorbate reductase 4, peroxisomal-like; this translates as MSVARLFTPKIASFYEEFYGFKGVKFVKGTILSSFDIDSDRKMDTSENFKSVFSGNVAQGDLCWPLFALCWPILTSSGLLHQNKLEG